The Tenebrio molitor chromosome 7, icTenMoli1.1, whole genome shotgun sequence region GCATGGTCTAGTTTCATTTACGTCGACGAAACATCTTCCAactaaataaaactttttaaattcaatttttaagtttCTTATTAAGTGGCAATACGATACAACCCTTGAAATGAAATGTACACTCGTCCGCAACACGTTCCGGACAAGAATCAAATCCAACTTCAGGGAAGCGACCATGCCAATCAATCGTTACAATTACGTTTAAATTATGCAGTACATGGGAGTATTGTTGGAactgaaaattgcaaaattttaataccgCAGTGGACATAATCAAATTGTTTGACACAAGGGATTTTAACtactatttgcaatttttgttcaaactGCAAAAGCGGAATTAGTTTCGTAtcgatctttttttaattatgaagCTACATCACAATCAGAACTCTCTCGCAGTTAAGACAACAGAAACAGACtagttgtaaatattttattgttactaCTCGTGATGAGGAATACAAGAAATGAGTTAGGAGAACGTACCCAAAGGTAGCAACGTGAGGTCTGTATTTGTGTACAGTATCACAGATCTTAAATAGTCGATTTCTTCTTGATGGATGTCCCAACCGCTGAGCTGCCCTAGAACCTTCAAATTTGGACAGTGACCCATGAGGAGTTCGACAGAGGTGGACGTCAGTCCCCTGGCGCACGAAAACCACAGTTCCTCCAAGAACAAGAAGTCGCACTCCGCACACAGACGAAATATGTCACCGTCAGTCATGTTGATGACACAGCCGATAATCACACGTTTGAGGAAGGGACTGTTCATCAGAATGTGCTTGATGGTGGAATCTTTTATATCACAGTAGAGAATTTCGACGTATTCCAGGTTCATGAAATAGGTGTCCGGCACAGAAAACGACAAGCTCAACTGATAGCACTCCAGAATCTGTAAATTAGGCGCGCACAGACACACGTCGCACAGATTTAAAGACGCGGTTTTGTTGTGACACAGTTTTAAAACCTGGAGGTTGGATCCCGAGACCCGGAGGTAGTCTAAGAGGTCGTCGCTGTCGTGGTGCACGAGTTTGACGCAGTAGAGCTTCTTGAAGTCGCTCAATCTGCAGACTACTCCTTTGTCGGGAGTGTCCAAGTGCACGCTCTCCAGATGTTCGCACGTGTTGACGATGGCCTCCATCATCTCGTGCGTAGTTCCGGTGTCGTGCAGGTACTTCAGTTTGGTCTTGTGTTTCGAATTCCTCTTGTGTACTTCCAGGAGGGAAGTTCCTGTAAACGAGTAAGTGCGCAAGCAGGTTAGATTTGGCAGATTCTCGATGATTTCAGCCACTATATCACAGTCGCTCGTCTGCTGCTGACAGACGTCTTTTTTGCCAAAATTTCCGATGTCTAGGCACGTGATCGCGTCGCTCTTTAGCTGCTGCAACCCTTTCGTCGTGAAACAACACTCGCCGGAGATGTCCAGTGCTGTCAGTGAGCGACAGTGCGCGATGGCGTCTATGACCTCGTCGTCGGCCATGTGAGGGATCGTCAACGCTCTTAAGTTGCACAAGCTCCGAATCAGCTCGCTCAGTTCGGAGGGGTGTTCTCGCACCCACACCCCCTTGAGGTTTAATTGGTGCAGTCCCGTGCCCTTTTGAGTTATAACTTTTAATATTGCCTCGTAATAGGAGTGGGGGAAAATTCCCGTATCCAGTTTCTTAACGTCCCGTCGAAGCAGAACTTGCAAACAACTAAATCTCGTGGCGGCATCCAGATTCACggaattcaaaatattttttaataactctTGAACAACTTCATAAGTGGCGTCGGATAAATACCGCTCCACTACATCGTAATTTCGACCTTCGTCGTCTGAAAGTGCCTGAATTAGCTGTGTTGAAACAAGTTTAACACACAAGTAACTTAGGGGATGAACTTGATTCTTGGGtgacattattaatttaatttatatcaCAGTTATTCAACGCTTTTCTGACACGAGATAACGCGCAAAACTACCTATGGCTcaagtttaaatttattctggCACTACACGCCGAGGTGAATTATTAATAGATTCCGCACGAACACTTGGAGTCATTGCTTCTGTTT contains the following coding sequences:
- the LOC138135486 gene encoding uncharacterized protein: MSPKNQVHPLNDEGRNYDVVERYLSDATYEVVQELLKNILNSVNLDAATRFSCLQVLLRRDVKKLDTGIFPHSYYEAILKVITQKGTGLHQLNLKGVWVREHPSELSELIRSLCNLRALTIPHMADDEVIDAIAHCRSLTALDISGECCFTTKGLQQLKSDAITCLDIGNFGKKDVCQQQTSDCDIVAEIIENLPNLTCLRTYSFTGTSLLEVHKRNSKHKTKLKYLHDTGTTHEMMEAIVNTCEHLESVHLDTPDKGVVCRLSDFKKLYCVKLVHHDSDDLLDYLRVSGSNLQVLKLCHNKTASLNLCDVCLCAPNLQILECYQLSLSFSVPDTYFMNLEYVEILYCDIKDSTIKHILMNSPFLKRVIIGCVINMTDGDIFRLCAECDFLFLEELWFSCARGLTSTSVELLMGHCPNLKVLGQLSGWDIHQEEIDYLRSVILYTNTDLTLLPLGTFS